The following proteins are encoded in a genomic region of Arachis ipaensis cultivar K30076 chromosome B02, Araip1.1, whole genome shotgun sequence:
- the LOC107628490 gene encoding dirigent protein 22 — protein MTTQKTLTLFFFLLLSFNTFTSSVTIEAEPAFGNPIDRNLLGQDKEPTLSHFRFYWQDIVGGPNATSIPIVQPIPKFNTSSSFGLVRVIDNALTIGPNLTSKVIGRAQGFYVLVSETELDLLMVESFVFYEGRYNGSTIDIVGRNVALNKVREIPVVGGSGVFRFAKGYAELRTLKFDAASGDTLVQYDVFVYHH, from the coding sequence aTGACCACCCAAAAAACCCTcactctctttttctttcttctcctctctttcaacACCTTCACTTCCTCAGTCACCATAGAAGCCGAACCCGCTTTCGGAAACCCTATCGACCGAAACTTACTCGGCCAAGACAAAGAACCAACACTATCCCACTTCAGATTCTATTGGCAAGACATAGTTGGAGGACCAAACGCAACTTCAATCCCAATAGTTCAACCAATTCCAAAGTTCAACACAAGTTCCAGCTTTGGCTTGGTTAGGGTAATAGACAATGCTTTAACCATAGGCCCAAACTTAACCTCCAAGGTTATTGGAAGAGCTCAGGGCTTCTATGTCTTGGTTTCGGAAACAGAGCTTGATCTTTTAATGGTGGAAAGCTTTGTATTCTATGAAGGGAGATACAATGGAAGCACCATTGATATTGTTGGAAGGAACGTTGCTTTGAATAAAGTGAGGGAGATTCCTGTTGTTGGTGGAAGTGGGGTTTTTAGGTTTGCAAAAGGGTATGCTGAATTGAGGACTTTGAAATTTGATGCGGCTTCTGGGGATACTCTTGTTCAGTACGATGTTTTTGTTTATCATCATTGA